ACTTATCCGTATTGATGATTATCCCACCGGCGTCCGTCCCCTGGTTGCGGATAGAGATAAAATACACGAGATCCTGCTCAAATTTGAACAGTTGGAAACGGACTATCGTCTCGGTATTGTTCCGGCCATTCTGGACGAAGACATGAAATTATTCCTTTCAGGTCTTCGTTATATGCGACCCGTTCTCCATGGATATGATCACGGATATCCACATTTTTCAAAATACCTTGTGGAGCGTGGCGATCCGTATAACCAGAGAGGAACGGTTGGAGGGTTTGATGAATTTGAACATGATAATTCATCGGTTATTTTCGAAAAACTGCAAAAGGGGAAGAAGCTTCTGGAAGAGATTACAGGACTGCAGGTAAATGAGTATATTCCTCCCTGCAACAGGGCCGGTTTCAGGACCGGCCGGATACTGGAAGAACTCGGCCTGAGGAGATATTTTTCAGAAAAAAGAATTCCTCGTTGTCGGCTGGAAAGAATTGGATCAGATTTTTATGGTCGCACTTCTGATTTTCCGATGGGGGGACAGGCACGGGTCATTACCCTTCATGTTACGTGGGAATATGACCTGATCAGAAAAGGTGATTCAAGCTCTCTAGTTAATTTTCTCTACTATCTTCGACGTTGCCGGAAGAGGAGGAGGGATCTTGCGGAACGTGTGTTTGCTGATCTTGTCCGGGTGATTGAGGCTGGTCTGGTGCCGGAGTGTTGTTGATAAATGACGGATAGAGTCTGTCCACACATTCCGGGCAGAAACCGTGTGTGAGTTGTATTTCGGAATGTTTATCAAGGTAGGATTCAAGATCGTTCCATTTTCCTCCCGTGTCCCGTATTTTTTTACATGAAGAACAGATGGGCAGCAGACCACTGAGGGTCCTGACTTTTTCTGCTTCTCGTTCCAGATCCTGGTTTTTTTTTCTCAACAGCTCTTCTGTCCTGTTGAGTTTCAGGAGCATCGAGAAGAATATTTTTGCGGGAACAGGGAGGATGAGAAGAGGTGCTGCTATACAGATTATGATACCCAGTGTGTCAATATACCCCTGGAAAACAACAAGGGACAGGGAGGTGATGATAACGGACAGCGTTATGACGATAGCTGTTATCAGTACCGAAATTTTGCCGGGACCATATTTTATGAGAATTCCTGTGAACATTCTACACTCTTCTTCCTGCTTCAGTTTTTTAAATTCTCGTCTATTTTCACGTGTTCTGCAAGAAAAGAATGAAAGGCGTTCTGCCAGCTTTTTTCTTCCACCAGCGCTCTTCCTTTTTTCCCCATTTCGTGGCAAAGTTCAGGATTGTTCAGCAGGCGAAGCAGACCGTCAGTAAAACTTTCCACGCTTTTTGCCCTGGTGACCAGGCCGGTTTCCCGGTCGACGATGACCTCTTGAGGGCCGCCTGAATCACTGACGATGGCAGGCAGTCCGGAACCCTGGGCTTCCAGGAGAACGGTTCCGTAGGTGTCGGTGGTGGACGGAAAGACAAAAATATCACAGCTTCGATAGATTTCAGCCAGTTCTTCTCCAACAATAAAGCCTGTAAAAATAATTCCCGGCAGATCGGTTGTCTTTTCCTTCAGTTCGTTGAGATAGGGTCCATCCCCAACGATGACAAGGGAGATGTCTTCACGGGATGGACGGATTTTCCGGTAACTTTCCACCAGGATATCCAGGTCTTTTTCTTTTGAAACCCGCCCGACGTAGAGCAGAATGGTACTGTCCCGCGCGTCCCAGCGTTCCCTCAGTTCCATATTGGCCTTGCCGGGCCTGAAAAAGTCAACATCAATACCCTTGGCAAAGAGGTGGAGTTTTTCTTCGGCAATACCATGTTCAATCAGCTTCTGTCTGTATGCTTCGCTCAGTGTGAAGACCTTGTCCATTCTTCCATAGAAAAAGCGGATTAACTGCCAGGCTGCCTGTTCCATAGTCGGATCACCAGTGAGACGGCCCGTGTAGCCGGGAAGGTCGGTGTGATAAATACCGGAGACCGGGATGGAGAGAAGGTTGGCGATCCACAGGCCCAGCAGCCCGATCGGTCCCGGGCTGGAAATGATCAGTCGTGTATAACCCTGCTGTTCACAGTGGTGGATGAGGTCCAGTATCGGTGGTATGGCCAGGGTCATGGATTCATATTCCGGGAGGGGGAAATGGAAGAGCGGTTTGAAATTAATGAAATCCCCGTCATAATCGGGCTGAACCGGATGACTGGTGATGGCGGTTATGGGAACGGTGCTCTGCCTGGCCAGTTCCGTATATTTCCGGATGATCTGGGCGGCGCCGTTCACATCCACCAGGGTGTCGGTAAACCAGGCCCATTTTTCTGCCTGGTTGGTGGGGGAGTGTTGTAGATTCCAGGTGGTACCTATATTATTCAAGTATTCATTATCATAAAAGAAATGTTTGTATCCCATGATATAGGGGACTGCCGGCAGGATACCCGGTACAATCAGGGAGAGTTTGGCAAAGGCCTCCGGAATATTGCCTGTCTGTATATGGTAAAGCCACTGGCCGAAGGAGTACCTGTAGAGGGTGTTAAAGATGGTGGAAATAAACCTGTAAGTCTCTTCCTGCAGATCACGTGACGGGTTGCGGTTAAACAGCAGGTCCGTGTCCCGCCAGTCCTTCATCAGCTGTTTTATTGTTGATTTAAACGATTCCAATTCTATGGCTGAACCGATGGGTACATCCATGGCCAGGCATTCGCAATCATCCTGCAACTGCTGGTTGAGAAATTTTTTCTGGGCAAAGAGAAAGAGAAGCAGGCGCAGGCGGATGAGTTTCTTGAGGATGTATTTTTTTATAAACGAGGGGCGACGGCCCACTACGGTTTTTGTTTCGCTGACCGAGGCCAGTCGGTTGATTATTTTCCGGGTTCGTGACTGGGGCCTGACTTTTGAGACAACTTTGATCAGTCGGTCATCAAAGGAGCCGGGTTTGCAGTACTGGTCGAGAATGGCATTGATCCAGTTTGACTGGGTGGAATGGCTGAAAGCCAGAGCTGTCATACTCTGACCCCTGCCGCGACTTTTTTTTGCCTTTATACCGTCAAGAAAGGATTGATAATCTGCTGCGTTTTCCACTTCAGTCCAGCAGCGACCCAGGAAAAAGGAGGAGTGATCATCAGAGCCACCGATCCTGCTCTTCTTCCAGGGTTGCCGGCCAACGGGGGTGATATCATGTTTTTCCTGGAGGACATGTAAAAATTCCGGGGTGAGATTCTCAAAAAATTCCTGCTGCATGCGGTTGGCAGTTTCCATCTGCAGTCCATTTATTTCCTCAAAGCAGTCAAAGAGCAGGAGGACCTGTTCCAGATGGTTCAGTGTCAGTTTTCCCCTGTTGCAGTGAAAGGGATGGGGAACTGAGACAAGGGTGTTTTCTTCCCTGAAAAATTCGGCAAACTCCCTTATGTCATGGCGGAGTTTCAGGGCTGCCGTAAACTGCTGTTCGGTGATGTCATAGGCACAGAGATGGATTTCCGCCGGCTCGTGCGGAAAACTGACAGTAAATTCACAGCTTATAAAGGTGTCGTCATATTTTTCTTTCAGTTCAAGACAGCCGTCTATCCGGTTATGGTCGGTGATGGTGACAAAATCCATTCCCAGGGATTTCAGGCGATGATACAGTTCATCCGGCGGAGTATAGCTTTCCCTGGCGCCGAGTTTCCTGAATATCCAATGGATGGGCTGGTCGGAATGGATCGAATGGCAGTGCATGTCAACTTTTGCCACTGGTATGCTCCCCTGTGTTATCTGGTGCCTGTTTATAAATGGCTTTTTTGCCTGATTTCCGCGTCGCTGCGGAAAATCTGATTGTTCAAGGCACCCTACAGTCAAATTGAAGATGTACCTGCCTGGGTATTGTCCGTAATCAGAATTTTACCGGTGGTTGGAAGGTACAGGTTTATAATTGTATAACAGGTGTCTGTAATGAACTATCATCCGTTCAATGGCCTGATCCCAGCTGCCGAATTTTCTGGCGTAATTGTGTCCTCTTTGGGCCCACGGTTCAAGATTACTGCTGCAGGCGTGTTTGATTTTCTCTATAAAATCCTGTTGATCTCCCCCCCTGTACATAAATGGGGAGTAGAGATGTCTCAATCGCAGGCCGGTTTCTCCTCGATCCGGACCAACCACCACGAGTCCGGCGGCCATGGCTTCCAGCACCGCAAAACCAAATGTTTCATACTGGCCGGTTGCAAGAAAAACCTGGTTCCTGTTGAAAAGTTCCGCCAGTTTGCTCCTTGAGGAAATAAAACCCGCAAAATGATACCGGGGATGGCTGATTGCGGCAAACTTTTTCTCATATTGTCCCCTGCCTGCCACGGTAATGGAGATATTCTCGTTCAGGAGAAGTTCCGGGATACTGTTCAGGAGGATATCGATGCTTTTTTCACCATCCAGTCGTGCGGCATAGAGCAGTGCTGTTTTTCCCTGGTTTTGGGTGAACTTTCTTTCTGTATATGTTTCCAGCATCAGCGGGTCACTGCCGAAGGGTGTATATTTTACCCGTCGAATACCATGGGTTTTTAATTTATCTGCGAGCAGAAGCGAGGGAACCAGGGTCGTGTCAAATTTTTTCTGCATGGCAAGAAACAGCTTTTTCCCAATTCCGGCGATGGTCTTTCCTGCGGGAATTTTTTTCCCGGCCAGCCATGGGTCCAGGTAGGTTTCCGGTGAATCAGAGTGGAAAAAGGAGGCGCGGATCATTCTGTTTCGGAAGGGGGAAAAGAGTGTGAAAAATTCGGTCAGGTAGGGGTCTCCCGCCTCAATAACGTCCGGTTTTGCTCTCTGAATGAGCTGAAAAAGCCGGGAATAATCGAGCAGGAACCTGTAACCATCCGGGTCGGAGGTAATCGCCTTGCCACGCAGTTGGACCAGATGTACATTCTGGCCGATTCTCTGTTCCCGGCGGTCGGGGCCGGGGTAGATGAGAATGTAGGAATCGGCAGGGTGTGTCAGGAAATAATTGATTTTCGCCTGGTGATAGGTGCGAATACCGCCGCCGCGTGGCCCGTAGAATGTATTGATATCCAGAAAGATCATCTGTTCCTGTTTTTTTCAAGGAGCCAGGGGAACAGTACCAGGGATGTTACCCAGATACATGCAAGTCCCAGGGAAGCCAGGAGGCCGATTGAGCGTAGTCCGGGATGGTTAGCGAAAACCATGCCGGAATACCCGGTAATGGTGGTGAGGGTACAGACGGAAAGCGGTGTGAACAGTTCACGCTGGCACGTGGGTGTGTCACCTTTGAGCTCCTTCCAGCGCCGGTAATAGTGAACCCCGAATCAACACCCATACCGATGAGAGCGGGAAAAATAACCACGTTGAAAAAGTTGAGTCTGAAATCTGTCAATGCCATGATGCCGGTGGTCATTATCAACCCGGTTACTAGGGGAAGGGAGATGAAAAGACTTTCTTTCAGGGAGCGGACGGAAAGAAAAATCAGCAGGAAAACTCCGGCAAATGAAAAGATAAGTGTCCAGGGACCCTCATCGATTACGGTCCACAGGATTTCAGCGAATACAGGCATTTCTCCCACGGGGCCCTGGACGCTGTCCGGCAGTTTCAAATTATACATTTCCCTGGTGAAGGCCATGGCGTTTTTACCGTTTCCCCTGGAAACATTGGGGTAAATTCCCGCCAGGTAAAACAGTTTGCCATCTTCGTTCTTCGCGGTCAGTGAATTGAGAAGGTTTTTCGGCAGCATATCGAGGTCTGGTCCCTGTTCCGGTAGCTGCCAGTCCCTGATGTCCAGAGCCCAGTCGTGGATAAGGGGATCTTTTATTTTTCTGATCCAGCTGCCCTGGAGCTCCTCCTGGATCTTTCCGATGAGAGCGGCTCGCTGTAGTCTGTCTTTCCGGGTGGGGGCAAAGGTGCGAACCGATGTCACTTTCTGGAAAAAGGAATGTTCCAGTTTCATGCTGGTGTTGACAGCCTGCAGGAGCCGATCCAGATTGGGGATGTCCGGAGCCAGGTAGAGAGCCCCGGGAGACATGTAACGCGTCTTGTAAACCTCTTTATTCCGTTTGTTAAATGTTTCATCCTGGACGATCTGCGGCTTCAGTTTATTGAAATCATAATTGAATTTCAGGTTTTTAACGGAGAGAAAGAGACAGAGGGGAAGAAGTAACGTTGTGATGACGGCTGTTTTGGCAAAGAGTTTTTTTCGGTGATTTTTCGGTGGTGCAAGGGGTTTGACAAGCCCAAACCTGTAAGCGACAAGCATTGTCGGCGGCATCACCGTAACCATGGACAGGAGCATGATGAGAATCGTTCCGCCACCAATAAGGCCGAATTCAGAAAAACCGCGGAAATCAGAGGCGGTAAGGACCAGGAGGGCCAGGCCGGTGGTCAGTCCTGAGGCCATCACGGAAATTCCCGTCGACTTGTATGTAAGGATGAGTGCCTGTTCCGGAGTATATAAACGCAGTTCCTGCTGGAACCGTTTCACGAGATGGATGGAATAGTCTATACCCATGCCGAACAGGACAATCAGGAGAAAGGAGGTGATAATATTCAGGTCACCAAGAACAGGCGGAACCAGGGCAAAGGCCCAGAGCAGCCCTGCTCCGAGAGGGTAGAGTAGCACCGGTAATACGGAAATGGAGCGGAAACTGAGGATAAGAATCAGCACCACAGCGATCATTGTAATTGTACCCGAACGTTTGAGATCAGAGAGAATTACATCATATTCCTTGAGGTTATTGATCTGGGATCCACCAACTCCCGACCATAAGCCTGTGGTAGCGGTGATTTCCCGGCTGATGGTTTCCAGTTTTACAAGCAGGGAGTGGAGATTGGCAATGTTGGAGAAACCCGCCTTTGGACGGATGAAAATACCGATTATTTTACCGTCCGGGCTTTCGTGGTACCGGGTCAGTTTGGAATAGCGGTCGAAGAGTCGCTTGATTTCATCCTCATCTCTATCGGAGACTGCCGCGACACCATTTCCTTCTCCTGAGAGAAGATCAGTGGTAAACGGATTCAGTTCAGCCTTGATGGAAAGGGTATAATCAAGTATTTTTTCAAGATAATTTGTCGATATAAGCAGGTAGCGAAAGTGGTCGATAAAGCTCTTTGGGTAGGTATAGGTTACGCTGCCGACCACATCAATCCGCTCAACTCTTTTGGCTGTTTTCTCTACTGTTTTTATGAGTTTTGCACGGTCGTCACCCTTGATGAGGATGGTGAAAAATCCACCGTCTGAAACAGTTTTTTCCAGTTTTTTTGTCCACATGGCAGCGGGACTTGAGTCCGGCAGGAGACGGATGACATCTGTATTGAGAGCAAGCCTGGAAATGTTGTAAAAAGACGGCAGTGTCGGTAGAAAAGTAATGACAAGCCAGATGAACGGGTGTCGGCAGACAGAACGCGCCAGGGCGTTAAGAAGGTTTTGCAGCTTCATACGCAGTTATAAAGTACCTTATGGTCGCCTGAATCCGTTAACGTTTGATACGCAATGAGAAGAATATTAAAATCACAAAACCGTGACGGACCAGGTAAGACGAAAAAACAAAACCACCAGGCCGATACGAATTCAGGATATGGAAATTTTGGTTGAAGTACTACTACTCAGATGGAGAGAAAAAATCAATGTCTCAAATTGCAACCTGAGTATATGTGAAACCCGGCCTGTCAGAAATTGTAAAAAGGGGGCTGTTAACTTTTCCAATGACTGAGAAAAAAATATCTGTATACCTAAATCCTGCAATTGGCAAGTTTTTCGGAGATGCGAGGCATCAAGGGCGCAGACGTATTAACATACTTCAAGCACTTGATAACGAAGCAGATTCGATGAAATTGCCAATCCCCCAGGGCAAGGGAATAAAGAAAAAACAATCTCACTCTGATAGTGAGTAGTACAGCCCCTGTTGTAATATTATAACTATCTGTTTATACATTATAAATATTTTTTCTTTGTTCCCGAAGTGCAGGATTTGGGGTATAATAATTTCTGGTTACCCTTGAAACTCAGCCAACCTGGTAATGCGGCAATAGTTCAGGCTGGCCTGTGGTTAACAATCATAAAAAACCCATTTCTGAACAGACACCAGATAATATTTTTCCTGATTATCCGGTTTGGACAGGTTCGGTGTAGCCTTTATTTATTATTTCAGGTAATGGTTAATTGGAAAATTGCAGTTCGGGTAGAATTTATTTCGTAATTGAGGGTTCCATTGTTTTGTAGTCAAAGGGGAAAAATGGCTGTGTTGTATGCTCAGCCAGGCTTTAAGGGGGAATGTGTCTGCAGTGAATAGGAGCGTTACAGCATCACTTGGTATCTGTCTGGGGGCTTCGACGATTTCTATCGTCGAGATGGCTGAACAGGACGAAAAGAGAAAGATTGTCAGCAGAACCAGAAAGCCTCATCTCGGTGATGTGC
The DNA window shown above is from Desulfomarina profundi and carries:
- a CDS encoding polysaccharide deacetylase family protein, whose amino-acid sequence is MNKVNLLIKEFKLNYAGEVALFTHDGQEGQLWGKTDPRDRIELWKPTGRRYDLVIGVVPGGHGKFDRAVEAVMESCHYYLHIGVPPSGDYAGRIVLRHRLAFGEDMIDITVYMGDLTGELIRIDDYPTGVRPLVADRDKIHEILLKFEQLETDYRLGIVPAILDEDMKLFLSGLRYMRPVLHGYDHGYPHFSKYLVERGDPYNQRGTVGGFDEFEHDNSSVIFEKLQKGKKLLEEITGLQVNEYIPPCNRAGFRTGRILEELGLRRYFSEKRIPRCRLERIGSDFYGRTSDFPMGGQARVITLHVTWEYDLIRKGDSSSLVNFLYYLRRCRKRRRDLAERVFADLVRVIEAGLVPECC
- a CDS encoding glycosyltransferase; this encodes MAKVDMHCHSIHSDQPIHWIFRKLGARESYTPPDELYHRLKSLGMDFVTITDHNRIDGCLELKEKYDDTFISCEFTVSFPHEPAEIHLCAYDITEQQFTAALKLRHDIREFAEFFREENTLVSVPHPFHCNRGKLTLNHLEQVLLLFDCFEEINGLQMETANRMQQEFFENLTPEFLHVLQEKHDITPVGRQPWKKSRIGGSDDHSSFFLGRCWTEVENAADYQSFLDGIKAKKSRGRGQSMTALAFSHSTQSNWINAILDQYCKPGSFDDRLIKVVSKVRPQSRTRKIINRLASVSETKTVVGRRPSFIKKYILKKLIRLRLLLFLFAQKKFLNQQLQDDCECLAMDVPIGSAIELESFKSTIKQLMKDWRDTDLLFNRNPSRDLQEETYRFISTIFNTLYRYSFGQWLYHIQTGNIPEAFAKLSLIVPGILPAVPYIMGYKHFFYDNEYLNNIGTTWNLQHSPTNQAEKWAWFTDTLVDVNGAAQIIRKYTELARQSTVPITAITSHPVQPDYDGDFINFKPLFHFPLPEYESMTLAIPPILDLIHHCEQQGYTRLIISSPGPIGLLGLWIANLLSIPVSGIYHTDLPGYTGRLTGDPTMEQAAWQLIRFFYGRMDKVFTLSEAYRQKLIEHGIAEEKLHLFAKGIDVDFFRPGKANMELRERWDARDSTILLYVGRVSKEKDLDILVESYRKIRPSREDISLVIVGDGPYLNELKEKTTDLPGIIFTGFIVGEELAEIYRSCDIFVFPSTTDTYGTVLLEAQGSGLPAIVSDSGGPQEVIVDRETGLVTRAKSVESFTDGLLRLLNNPELCHEMGKKGRALVEEKSWQNAFHSFLAEHVKIDENLKN
- a CDS encoding glycosyltransferase, with the translated sequence MIFLDINTFYGPRGGGIRTYHQAKINYFLTHPADSYILIYPGPDRREQRIGQNVHLVQLRGKAITSDPDGYRFLLDYSRLFQLIQRAKPDVIEAGDPYLTEFFTLFSPFRNRMIRASFFHSDSPETYLDPWLAGKKIPAGKTIAGIGKKLFLAMQKKFDTTLVPSLLLADKLKTHGIRRVKYTPFGSDPLMLETYTERKFTQNQGKTALLYAARLDGEKSIDILLNSIPELLLNENISITVAGRGQYEKKFAAISHPRYHFAGFISSRSKLAELFNRNQVFLATGQYETFGFAVLEAMAAGLVVVGPDRGETGLRLRHLYSPFMYRGGDQQDFIEKIKHACSSNLEPWAQRGHNYARKFGSWDQAIERMIVHYRHLLYNYKPVPSNHR
- a CDS encoding MMPL family transporter; translated protein: MKLQNLLNALARSVCRHPFIWLVITFLPTLPSFYNISRLALNTDVIRLLPDSSPAAMWTKKLEKTVSDGGFFTILIKGDDRAKLIKTVEKTAKRVERIDVVGSVTYTYPKSFIDHFRYLLISTNYLEKILDYTLSIKAELNPFTTDLLSGEGNGVAAVSDRDEDEIKRLFDRYSKLTRYHESPDGKIIGIFIRPKAGFSNIANLHSLLVKLETISREITATTGLWSGVGGSQINNLKEYDVILSDLKRSGTITMIAVVLILILSFRSISVLPVLLYPLGAGLLWAFALVPPVLGDLNIITSFLLIVLFGMGIDYSIHLVKRFQQELRLYTPEQALILTYKSTGISVMASGLTTGLALLVLTASDFRGFSEFGLIGGGTILIMLLSMVTVMPPTMLVAYRFGLVKPLAPPKNHRKKLFAKTAVITTLLLPLCLFLSVKNLKFNYDFNKLKPQIVQDETFNKRNKEVYKTRYMSPGALYLAPDIPNLDRLLQAVNTSMKLEHSFFQKVTSVRTFAPTRKDRLQRAALIGKIQEELQGSWIRKIKDPLIHDWALDIRDWQLPEQGPDLDMLPKNLLNSLTAKNEDGKLFYLAGIYPNVSRGNGKNAMAFTREMYNLKLPDSVQGPVGEMPVFAEILWTVIDEGPWTLIFSFAGVFLLIFLSVRSLKESLFISLPLVTGLIMTTGIMALTDFRLNFFNVVIFPALIGMGVDSGFTITGAGRSSKVTHPRASVNCSHRFPSVPSPPLPGIPAWFSLTIPDYAQSASWLPWDLHVSG